The following are from one region of the Candidatus Dependentiae bacterium genome:
- a CDS encoding AAA family ATPase → MKFKIPILLCVFFLIHSIYPADTGPWNARSYISELNSWLSTCKTLFPRCTMLEACALILKHRKLPLEITSSSPAASSNETTDVPLEAYVQCLQQENDAIEKTYLLCKPQDTCALLLEKLDHQTTTKDAQKILKHPNASKSILWPSINNIKSVTEGLQRWHKICLELDPECRFIECCNLILTHQMKTALKNRFERNIQSKCMEALEQSCNFLEMAIETENYKFEEACAYSITFPGITLPLPALQMLSKEPQYVTNYKDFIKELNTAKEANITKMCCNIIAQPQMSHTWQQVASASHSLNLITEMIRHKRYMHCPKEKLALSKGYLLHGYPGVGKSSAAQMFAMLYQRPFVKINCAAIQTKWQASSVENLDKLLAPIIQSNDPWVIVLEELDALQKTKSADSDGRSNALTLLQSWMDESKNPNLIIVGTSNYLKEIPDSVSSRVRIIHVPLPKYNARSVIAQAYLNENEIKYNKNIVHIIAEETGGLIPGTTGLTGREIRLIVNELHLSICDKLYKKHLEGIPPEMPRIATEELTQLAIKKVKGELSAGKKPLTIQGRKWKEFRESPDFWPAVNAGATYTGLVWSFIQGAYGMHMSSQQLDISKQQAENSDAQLLITLFKDKKDKEYTEKTFWGKGVRSVKGDNKVQSNSWWNLPWRWWSLSERTEYTDQENMLHPYINKLAERAATQCMLEKK, encoded by the coding sequence ATGAAATTTAAAATTCCGATATTACTCTGTGTATTTTTTTTAATACACAGCATCTATCCAGCTGACACAGGTCCTTGGAACGCTAGATCATACATTTCAGAACTTAACAGTTGGCTTTCTACATGTAAAACATTGTTTCCTAGATGCACTATGTTAGAAGCTTGTGCCCTTATATTAAAACATCGCAAACTGCCTTTAGAAATTACAAGCTCATCCCCTGCAGCATCTAGTAATGAGACTACAGATGTCCCCTTAGAAGCTTATGTACAATGCCTACAACAAGAAAATGACGCAATCGAAAAAACATACCTACTTTGCAAGCCTCAGGATACCTGTGCATTATTACTAGAAAAACTTGATCATCAAACGACAACAAAAGACGCACAAAAAATATTAAAACATCCTAATGCCTCAAAAAGCATATTATGGCCATCTATAAATAATATTAAATCTGTAACAGAGGGACTTCAAAGATGGCATAAAATTTGCCTAGAACTTGACCCCGAATGTAGATTTATCGAATGCTGCAACCTCATTCTTACACATCAAATGAAAACAGCGTTAAAAAACAGATTCGAAAGAAACATTCAAAGTAAATGCATGGAAGCCTTAGAACAATCTTGTAATTTCTTAGAAATGGCAATCGAAACTGAAAACTACAAATTTGAAGAAGCATGCGCTTACAGTATTACTTTTCCTGGTATTACTTTGCCTTTACCAGCATTACAAATGCTAAGCAAAGAACCACAATATGTAACTAATTACAAAGATTTCATCAAAGAATTAAACACAGCCAAAGAAGCGAACATAACCAAAATGTGCTGTAACATTATAGCTCAACCGCAAATGTCTCACACTTGGCAACAAGTAGCTTCTGCTAGCCACTCACTTAATTTAATTACTGAAATGATTCGCCATAAGCGATATATGCACTGCCCTAAAGAAAAGCTCGCTTTGAGCAAAGGCTATCTATTGCATGGCTATCCGGGAGTAGGCAAATCAAGTGCAGCTCAAATGTTCGCCATGCTCTATCAACGCCCATTTGTCAAAATTAACTGTGCAGCCATACAAACAAAATGGCAAGCTTCTTCCGTTGAAAATCTTGATAAGCTATTAGCACCAATTATCCAAAGTAATGATCCTTGGGTTATTGTTCTTGAAGAGCTAGATGCACTCCAAAAAACTAAAAGCGCCGATTCCGATGGACGCTCAAATGCCCTTACGCTGCTTCAAAGCTGGATGGACGAAAGTAAAAATCCTAATTTAATAATAGTAGGAACTTCAAATTATCTCAAAGAGATTCCAGATTCAGTTTCAAGTCGCGTACGCATCATCCATGTACCACTGCCAAAATATAACGCTCGATCAGTAATTGCTCAAGCATATCTGAATGAAAACGAAATAAAATACAATAAAAACATTGTACATATTATTGCAGAAGAAACCGGTGGCCTCATACCAGGAACAACCGGCCTTACAGGAAGAGAAATTCGATTAATTGTAAATGAACTTCACCTTTCTATTTGTGACAAACTTTATAAAAAGCACCTTGAAGGTATTCCTCCAGAAATGCCTCGCATTGCAACTGAAGAGTTAACACAGCTCGCCATAAAAAAAGTAAAGGGTGAACTATCTGCTGGCAAAAAACCATTAACAATCCAAGGCAGAAAATGGAAAGAATTTAGAGAATCACCTGATTTCTGGCCAGCAGTAAATGCAGGCGCAACCTATACTGGACTTGTATGGTCCTTCATTCAAGGTGCTTATGGCATGCATATGTCATCTCAACAACTTGACATCAGCAAACAACAAGCTGAAAATAGCGATGCTCAATTACTAATCACTTTATTTAAAGACAAAAAAGATAAAGAATACACTGAAAAAACATTTTGGGGAAAAGGCGTACGATCAGTGAAAGGCGATAATAAAGTTCAATCTAATTCGTGGTGGAACTTGCCATGGAGGTGGTGGTCACTGAGTGAACGTACTGAATATACAGACCAGGAAAATATGCTTCATCCATATATTAATAAACTCGCCGAACGCGCCGCTACTCAATGTATGCTTGAAAAAAAATAA